Proteins encoded within one genomic window of Mycolicibacterium monacense:
- a CDS encoding MlaE family ABC transporter permease produces the protein MSFDATVRLRRVFRWVPGAVDTVGEQALFYGETIRYIPNALTRYRKETIRLIAEMTMGAGALVMIGGTVGVAAFLTLASGGVIAVQGYSSLGNIGIEALTGFLSAFLNVRIVAPVIAGIALAATIGAGTTAQLGAMRVAEEIDAVETMAVHSVSYLVSTRLMAGLIAIVPLYSLSVLAAFFAARFTTVFINGQSAGLYDHYFNTFLVPSDLLWSFLQAIVMSIAVMLVHTYYGYNASGGPVGVGIAVGQAVRTSLIVVVTITLFISLAVYGASGNFNLSG, from the coding sequence ATGAGTTTCGACGCGACAGTTCGACTGCGCCGCGTCTTCCGCTGGGTGCCCGGCGCGGTGGACACCGTGGGTGAGCAGGCGCTCTTCTACGGCGAGACGATTCGTTACATCCCCAACGCGCTGACCCGGTACCGCAAGGAGACCATCCGGCTCATCGCCGAGATGACGATGGGCGCCGGCGCGTTGGTGATGATCGGCGGCACGGTCGGTGTCGCGGCGTTCCTCACGTTGGCCTCCGGCGGTGTGATCGCCGTTCAGGGCTACTCGTCGCTCGGCAACATCGGTATCGAGGCGCTGACCGGATTCCTGTCGGCCTTCCTCAACGTCCGCATCGTCGCGCCGGTCATCGCCGGGATCGCGCTGGCAGCCACGATCGGCGCGGGCACCACCGCGCAACTGGGCGCCATGCGCGTCGCCGAGGAGATCGACGCCGTGGAGACGATGGCCGTGCACTCGGTGTCGTATCTGGTCTCGACGCGTCTGATGGCCGGGTTGATCGCGATCGTCCCGCTGTACTCCCTGTCCGTGCTCGCCGCGTTCTTCGCCGCACGATTCACGACGGTGTTCATCAACGGACAGTCCGCCGGCCTCTACGACCACTACTTCAACACGTTCCTGGTGCCCAGTGACCTGCTGTGGTCGTTCCTGCAGGCCATCGTCATGTCGATCGCGGTGATGCTCGTGCACACCTACTACGGCTACAACGCCTCGGGCGGGCCGGTCGGGGTCGGTATCGCCGTCGGCCAGGCCGTGCGGACGTCGCTGATCGTGGTCGTCACCATCACCCTGTTCATCTCGCTCGCCGTCTACGGCGCCTCCGGCAACTTCAACCTGTCGGGGTAG
- a CDS encoding MCE family protein, with protein sequence MPDIDAKRSHVRIAAAIMASIIVAAAVFTYLSYTAAFTSTDTVTVFSPRAGLVMETDAKVKYRGIQIGKVKEIEYAGDQAKLTLAIRSDEMKYIPANAPVRIAGTTVFGAKAVEFIPPEKAQQTSLRPGAEVQASDVQLEVNTLFQTLTDVLGKIDPINLNATISALGEGLRGNGDDVGALLEGLNYYVARLNPKLPTLQEDFRRAAEVTNIYGDAGPDIARILDNAPTISNTIVDQQDNLNATLLAATGLANNGTATLEPAADNYIAAIQRLRAPLKVAGEYSPVIGCVLKGTAVAVERFAPIIGGIRPGLFVSSNFLPGSPAYTYPESLPIVNASGGPNCRGLPDVPNKQYGGSWYHTPFVVTDNAYVPYQPNTELQFDAPSTLQFLFNGAFAEKDEY encoded by the coding sequence ATGCCAGATATCGACGCAAAGCGCAGTCACGTACGCATCGCCGCCGCGATCATGGCGTCGATCATCGTCGCCGCCGCGGTGTTCACCTACCTGTCGTACACCGCGGCGTTCACCTCGACCGACACCGTCACCGTCTTCTCACCGCGCGCCGGGCTGGTCATGGAGACCGATGCGAAGGTCAAGTACCGCGGCATCCAGATCGGCAAGGTCAAGGAGATCGAGTACGCCGGGGACCAGGCGAAGCTGACCCTGGCCATCCGCAGCGACGAGATGAAGTACATCCCGGCCAACGCCCCCGTGCGCATCGCGGGTACGACGGTGTTCGGCGCCAAGGCCGTCGAGTTCATCCCGCCGGAGAAGGCGCAGCAGACGTCGTTGCGGCCCGGGGCCGAAGTGCAGGCCTCCGACGTCCAACTCGAGGTCAACACGCTGTTCCAGACCCTGACCGATGTGCTCGGCAAGATCGACCCGATCAACCTCAACGCCACCATCAGCGCGCTGGGGGAGGGCTTACGCGGTAACGGCGACGATGTGGGCGCCCTGCTCGAGGGCCTCAATTACTACGTGGCGCGGCTGAACCCGAAGCTGCCCACACTGCAGGAGGACTTCCGCAGGGCCGCCGAGGTGACCAACATCTACGGCGACGCCGGCCCGGACATCGCGCGGATCCTCGACAACGCCCCGACGATCAGCAACACGATCGTCGACCAGCAGGACAACCTCAATGCGACACTGCTGGCCGCCACGGGTCTGGCCAACAACGGCACCGCCACGCTGGAACCGGCCGCCGACAACTACATCGCGGCGATCCAGCGGTTGCGGGCGCCGTTGAAGGTGGCCGGTGAGTACTCCCCGGTGATCGGCTGCGTGCTCAAGGGCACCGCCGTCGCCGTCGAGCGGTTCGCCCCGATCATCGGCGGTATCCGGCCGGGCCTGTTCGTGTCCTCGAACTTCCTCCCCGGCTCACCGGCGTACACGTACCCGGAGAGCCTGCCCATCGTCAACGCCTCCGGCGGTCCCAACTGCCGCGGCCTGCCGGACGTGCCCAACAAGCAGTACGGCGGCTCCTGGTACCACACCCCGTTCGTGGTCACCGACAACGCCTATGTGCCGTACCAGCCGAACACCGAGCTGCAGTTCGACGCTCCCTCGACGCTGCAGTTCCTGTTCAACGGCGCGTTCGCGGAGAAGGACGAGTACTGA
- a CDS encoding MCE family protein, which yields MKRDGNLLNVGIFTVVMLLVAAALVVVFGEFRFASGNSYHANFTEASRLKAGQDVRIAGVPVGTVKDVKLNEDNTVDVAFDVSDKYQLYTSTRAVVRYENLVGDRYLEITSGPGELRKLPPGSTIPKQNTQPALDLDALLGGLRPVLKGLDGAKVNELSSAVIELLQGQGGALSNLLATTGSFSQNLAAREQLIGDVITNLNTVLGTVDEKGAQFDASVDRLQQLITGLAQGRDPIAGAIEPLATAENDLTEMLEVSRRPLQGVIENARPLAQALDNRKADVNKVIEPLAENYLRLNALGAYGSFFNIFYCSTRLKINGPAGSDILIPVGGPPDPSKGRCSENG from the coding sequence ATGAAGCGCGACGGAAACCTGCTCAACGTCGGCATCTTCACCGTGGTGATGCTGCTGGTCGCGGCGGCGCTCGTCGTGGTGTTCGGCGAGTTCCGGTTCGCCTCGGGCAACTCGTATCACGCCAACTTCACCGAGGCGTCGCGGCTGAAGGCCGGACAGGACGTGCGGATCGCCGGCGTTCCGGTCGGCACGGTGAAGGACGTCAAACTCAACGAGGACAACACCGTCGACGTCGCATTCGACGTCAGCGACAAGTACCAGCTCTACACCTCGACCAGGGCCGTCGTCCGCTACGAGAACCTGGTCGGCGACCGTTATCTCGAGATCACCAGTGGGCCGGGCGAACTGCGGAAGCTGCCGCCCGGGTCGACCATCCCCAAGCAGAACACCCAGCCGGCACTCGACCTCGACGCGCTGTTGGGCGGGCTGCGCCCGGTGCTCAAGGGTCTCGACGGCGCGAAGGTCAACGAGCTCAGCAGCGCGGTGATCGAACTCCTGCAGGGACAGGGCGGTGCGCTGTCGAACCTGTTGGCGACCACCGGCTCGTTCAGCCAGAACCTGGCCGCCCGCGAGCAGCTCATCGGAGACGTGATCACGAACCTCAACACCGTGCTGGGCACCGTCGACGAGAAGGGTGCTCAGTTCGACGCGAGCGTCGACCGGCTGCAGCAGCTGATCACCGGGCTCGCACAGGGACGGGACCCGATCGCGGGTGCCATCGAACCGCTCGCCACCGCGGAGAACGATCTGACCGAGATGCTGGAGGTGTCCCGGCGACCCCTGCAGGGTGTCATCGAGAACGCGCGGCCGCTGGCCCAGGCCCTCGACAACCGGAAGGCCGATGTCAACAAGGTGATCGAACCGCTCGCCGAGAACTACCTGCGGCTCAACGCCCTCGGCGCCTACGGGTCCTTCTTCAACATCTTCTATTGCTCGACCCGGCTGAAGATCAACGGTCCCGCCGGTAGCGACATCCTGATCCCGGTCGGTGGCCCGCCGGATCCGTCCAAGGGGAGGTGCTCCGAAAATGGCTAG